In the genome of Candidatus Hydrogenedentota bacterium, the window AGTTCTCGTTTTTCCCCAAAGTGGCCGGTGAGTATGCGTGCACGGGCTGCGGGCGATGCATATCCGCGTGCCCTGGGAAGATTGACATACGCAGGGTCATGAAACGGTTGTCAGAACATGTGTAGCAACGGCAATCCATACCGGCTTATCCGGACGCAGGTCCTTGAGGTCACGACCGAGACACCGACTATAAAGACGTTCCGGTTGAAGCCGGACGAGGAAATCCGTTTTCAGGCGGGTCAGTTTATCGATCTGACCGTGCCGGGCGCGGGTGAAGCCCCCTTCACGCCATCCTCGCGCGCTTCCGATACCGCCGAGATCGCGGTGAGTGTGATGCGCGTCGGGAAGGTGACCGCGCAGATACATGCCCTGAAAGCGGGGGACATTGTCGGGCTGCGCGGGCCCTACGGTTCAGCGTACCCGCTGGACGAGTTTGCGGGCAGGGAGGTACTCGTGGTGGGCGGCGGCTGCGGGTTTGCCCCGCTGCGCAGCCTGATGTATTCGCTTTTCGACATGTCCGGCCAGTTCAAACGCCTCTTCTTCCGGGGCGGATGCCGCAAGCCGGGCGAATTACTCTACCGTGACGAAATGAAATCATGGGGCGAGCGCGATGATCTGGACCTGCTCCTCACCGTTGACGAGGGAGATGAGACCTGGGACGGCCGCGTCGGCCTCGTGACGGCGATCCTTGACGACGTCCCCATGAATTTCACCAAGGGCGTGGCAATTGTCTGCGGCCCTCCCATCATGATGAAGTTTGCGACGCAGAAAGTGCTGGCGATGGGGTTCCGGCCGGAGAACATCTTTCTTTCCATGGAAAAGAACATGTCATG includes:
- a CDS encoding FAD/NAD(P)-binding protein, with product MCSNGNPYRLIRTQVLEVTTETPTIKTFRLKPDEEIRFQAGQFIDLTVPGAGEAPFTPSSRASDTAEIAVSVMRVGKVTAQIHALKAGDIVGLRGPYGSAYPLDEFAGREVLVVGGGCGFAPLRSLMYSLFDMSGQFKRLFFRGGCRKPGELLYRDEMKSWGERDDLDLLLTVDEGDETWDGRVGLVTAILDDVPMNFTKGVAIVCGPPIMMKFATQKVLAMGFRPENIFLSMEKNMSCGIGKCGHCRLGVYYCCKDGPVFRYSQIRDFPGIWE